Proteins encoded together in one Roseibacterium elongatum DSM 19469 window:
- a CDS encoding tRNA (cytidine(34)-2'-O)-methyltransferase has translation MPDIDTGADDPRADMKIVLVAPEIPGNTGTIGRTCVALDMELILIRPYGFDLSDKSVRRAGLDYWKHVRLSEYDSWAAFVAARRPDRAQLFLFEDDGQAGTVYDPVYPPSAYLVFGRETKGLPPDLVQAHADRLYRLPMRSAHIRSLNLANAATAVAYHAMAAYLR, from the coding sequence ATGCCTGACATCGACACCGGCGCGGACGATCCGCGCGCCGACATGAAGATCGTGCTGGTGGCGCCCGAGATTCCCGGAAACACCGGCACGATCGGGCGCACCTGCGTGGCGCTCGACATGGAACTGATCCTGATCCGACCCTACGGCTTCGATTTGTCGGACAAATCCGTGCGGCGGGCGGGGCTGGACTATTGGAAACATGTCCGTCTCAGCGAATATGACAGTTGGGCGGCCTTCGTCGCGGCGCGCAGACCGGACCGTGCGCAGCTGTTCCTGTTCGAGGATGACGGCCAGGCGGGCACGGTGTATGACCCGGTCTATCCGCCGTCCGCCTATCTGGTCTTTGGGCGTGAGACCAAGGGCCTGCCGCCGGACCTTGTGCAGGCCCATGCCGACCGCCTGTATCGCCTGCCGATGCGCAGCGCCCATATCCGGTCGCTGAACCTTGCGAATGCGGCCACGGCGGTCGCCTATCATGCGATGGCCGCCTATCTGCGCTGA
- a CDS encoding LapA family protein, producing MRYIKYLFLVLVAIGLVVLAMANRDPVTLTILPAELALWTGVDYAIELPLFLVILGGVVTGVLLGFVWEWLREHRHRAEAATNKREARKLEREVKALKGRDNEGKDEVLALVEDAGTAR from the coding sequence ATCCGCTATATCAAGTACCTGTTTCTTGTTCTGGTGGCGATCGGACTGGTCGTGCTGGCCATGGCGAACCGTGATCCGGTGACGCTGACCATCCTGCCGGCCGAACTGGCGCTGTGGACCGGCGTGGATTACGCCATCGAACTGCCGTTGTTCCTCGTCATCCTTGGCGGTGTGGTCACAGGCGTGCTTCTGGGTTTTGTGTGGGAGTGGCTGCGCGAGCATCGCCACCGGGCCGAGGCGGCCACCAACAAGCGCGAAGCGCGCAAGCTGGAGCGTGAGGTGAAGGCGCTCAAGGGTCGCGACAACGAAGGCAAGGACGAGGTCCTCGCGCTTGTCGAAGACGCGGGCACGGCGCGCTGA
- a CDS encoding phosphoribosylanthranilate isomerase, translating to MAIAVKVCGLTRPEDVLAAANAGARYVGFVFFPKSPRHLSLDDARALAGEVPVGIAKVALTVDADDALLDAITEAVPLDMVQLHGHETPDRVAEVRSRYGLPVMKAIGVRDAADLSEIDRYAGVADQLLIDAKPPEGAVLPGGNGLAFDWRLLSGRKYWTVPWMLAGGLTPDNVAEAIRLTGARQVDVSSGVEAAPGRKDAERVAQFVASAESAHSPS from the coding sequence ATGGCGATTGCAGTCAAGGTGTGCGGCCTGACACGGCCCGAGGACGTGCTGGCCGCGGCCAACGCCGGCGCGCGGTATGTCGGGTTCGTGTTCTTTCCGAAATCGCCGCGGCACCTGTCGCTCGACGATGCGCGCGCCCTTGCCGGCGAGGTGCCGGTCGGCATCGCCAAGGTGGCCCTTACCGTCGATGCCGACGACGCCTTGCTGGATGCGATCACCGAGGCGGTGCCGCTGGACATGGTGCAACTGCACGGGCATGAGACACCAGATAGGGTGGCCGAGGTTCGGTCGCGCTACGGGCTGCCGGTGATGAAGGCCATCGGGGTCCGCGACGCCGCCGACCTGTCCGAAATCGATCGCTACGCGGGCGTGGCCGATCAACTGTTGATCGATGCCAAGCCGCCCGAGGGCGCGGTTCTGCCTGGCGGCAACGGTCTGGCGTTCGACTGGCGCCTGTTGTCGGGGCGGAAATACTGGACGGTTCCGTGGATGCTGGCCGGTGGGCTGACGCCCGACAATGTGGCCGAAGCGATCCGCCTGACCGGCGCGCGGCAGGTCGATGTCTCTTCGGGGGTCGAGGCCGCGCCGGGACGCAAGGATGCAGAGCGCGTCGCACAATTCGTCGCGTCCGCCGAAAGTGCGCACAGCCCGTCTTGA
- a CDS encoding GNAT family N-acetyltransferase, whose amino-acid sequence MALHIAEVTGPDAAADALLAAHEASMRALSPAESCHVLSAEQLRAAGARVFLGRDETGGGVAIGAVAPLGPGAAELKSMHCAATARGRGHGRALLRHLMQIAREGGLLTLWLETGSSEAFAPARRLYRSEGFVECPSFGSYRPDPASVFMTRGL is encoded by the coding sequence ATGGCCCTGCACATTGCCGAGGTGACAGGGCCGGACGCCGCCGCCGATGCGCTTTTGGCGGCGCATGAGGCGTCGATGCGCGCACTTTCCCCCGCCGAGAGTTGCCACGTGCTGTCGGCTGAACAGCTGCGCGCCGCCGGGGCGCGGGTGTTCCTTGGTCGCGACGAAACCGGGGGCGGTGTGGCGATCGGGGCAGTGGCACCGCTCGGCCCTGGCGCGGCCGAACTGAAATCCATGCACTGCGCGGCGACGGCACGCGGTCGCGGCCACGGCCGCGCCCTTTTGCGGCATCTGATGCAGATCGCCCGTGAGGGCGGCCTTTTGACGCTCTGGCTCGAGACCGGGTCGAGCGAGGCCTTCGCCCCGGCGCGGCGTCTCTATCGGTCCGAGGGTTTCGTGGAATGCCCCTCCTTCGGCAGCTATCGCCCGGACCCCGCCAGCGTGTTCATGACGCGCGGGCTGTGA
- a CDS encoding TFIIB-type zinc ribbon-containing protein, giving the protein MKCPVDGTTLQMAERQGVEIDYCPHCRGVWLDRGELDKIIERSAPGPAETRQARPAPEDRAEDGKRPWSFLDDIFDF; this is encoded by the coding sequence ATGAAATGCCCGGTGGACGGAACGACGCTGCAGATGGCCGAACGCCAGGGGGTCGAGATCGACTATTGCCCGCATTGCCGTGGCGTGTGGCTGGACCGGGGCGAGTTGGACAAGATCATCGAACGCTCTGCGCCCGGCCCGGCCGAGACGCGGCAGGCCCGGCCAGCCCCCGAGGACCGGGCCGAGGACGGCAAACGCCCGTGGTCCTTTCTGGACGACATCTTCGACTTTTGA
- a CDS encoding DUF427 domain-containing protein, translated as MAERLRVVLAGIPIADSEAAFRVLETHHAPTYYIPQSDILMSALVPASRETWCEWKGRAAYFDLVLNGRRVRNAAWCYPAPTARFAQIRDFVSFYAGSVDEAWVGEMRVRPQPGDFYGGWVTPNLTGQIKGAAGTMHW; from the coding sequence GTGGCCGAGCGGTTGCGCGTGGTCCTGGCCGGGATACCCATCGCCGACAGCGAGGCGGCGTTTCGCGTGCTCGAAACCCATCACGCGCCCACCTACTACATCCCGCAATCCGACATCCTGATGTCGGCGCTGGTTCCCGCGTCGCGGGAAACCTGGTGTGAATGGAAAGGGCGCGCGGCCTATTTCGACCTGGTCCTGAACGGGCGTCGGGTGCGCAACGCGGCGTGGTGCTATCCCGCGCCCACGGCCCGCTTCGCGCAGATTCGCGATTTCGTCAGCTTCTATGCCGGATCTGTGGACGAGGCCTGGGTCGGCGAGATGCGCGTGCGCCCACAACCGGGCGATTTCTACGGCGGATGGGTGACGCCGAACCTGACCGGCCAGATCAAGGGCGCGGCCGGCACGATGCACTGGTAG
- a CDS encoding rhodanese-like domain-containing protein: MRTALMTLCMVALASPALAENEVGITPEVMSVTVETDAGPVEIMRNQDTSATVGAFWQQTSRPCPDFCIQPMVPAPGVTPVGELEVLEFLESGEALLVDGRIRPQYEEGTIPGAISMPYTEAADRLGELGCEVDFDGWICEGDDIATVVLFCNGPWCGQSPTAARRMIEAGFPAENIHYYRGGMQNWNMLGLTVAPGTS, encoded by the coding sequence ATGCGCACAGCGCTAATGACGCTTTGCATGGTCGCGCTGGCCAGCCCCGCGCTGGCCGAGAACGAGGTCGGGATCACGCCCGAGGTGATGAGCGTGACGGTCGAAACCGACGCCGGCCCCGTCGAGATCATGCGAAATCAGGATACCTCGGCCACGGTCGGCGCATTCTGGCAACAGACCTCGCGCCCCTGTCCCGATTTCTGCATTCAGCCGATGGTGCCCGCGCCGGGTGTCACCCCGGTGGGCGAATTGGAGGTGCTTGAGTTCCTCGAATCGGGCGAGGCGCTGCTGGTCGATGGCCGCATCCGCCCGCAATACGAAGAGGGGACCATCCCCGGCGCCATCAGCATGCCCTATACCGAGGCCGCCGACCGGTTGGGCGAGCTGGGCTGCGAGGTGGATTTCGACGGCTGGATCTGCGAGGGCGACGATATCGCCACGGTGGTCTTGTTCTGCAACGGCCCGTGGTGCGGCCAGTCGCCCACGGCCGCGCGCCGCATGATCGAGGCGGGCTTTCCGGCCGAAAACATCCACTACTATCGTGGCGGCATGCAGAACTGGAACATGCTGGGTCTGACGGTGGCGCCGGGCACGTCCTGA
- a CDS encoding DUF2237 family protein, with amino-acid sequence MSFEMDPSVNVRGGTLQSCSRDPMTGFFRTGTCDTCAEDSGAHTVCAVMTEEFLAFSKYVGNDLSTPRPEFSFPGLKPGDSWCLCATRFLQAHDDGCAPRVNMDATHERTLDTVPLEVLERYALDAPSDPA; translated from the coding sequence ATGTCATTCGAAATGGACCCGTCCGTCAATGTGCGCGGCGGGACGCTGCAATCTTGCTCACGCGACCCGATGACCGGCTTCTTCCGCACGGGAACCTGTGACACCTGCGCCGAGGATTCGGGCGCGCACACCGTCTGTGCGGTGATGACCGAGGAATTCCTGGCCTTTTCGAAATACGTCGGCAACGACCTGTCGACGCCGCGCCCCGAATTCAGCTTTCCGGGGCTGAAACCCGGCGATTCCTGGTGCCTGTGCGCCACCCGGTTCCTGCAGGCCCATGACGACGGCTGCGCGCCGCGCGTGAACATGGACGCCACCCATGAGCGCACGCTCGACACCGTGCCGCTCGAGGTGCTGGAGCGTTACGCGCTGGACGCGCCCTCCGACCCGGCCTGA
- a CDS encoding DUF5665 domain-containing protein: MRALREELAHLRAHKMVYVYQSVPRVMLFRFAIGMAVGLGTVIGASVLLSLIIWALSQIEFIPIIGDWAVGIANEIQALTDGEAE, translated from the coding sequence GTGCGCGCCCTGCGCGAGGAACTGGCGCATCTGCGCGCACACAAGATGGTCTATGTGTATCAATCCGTGCCCCGCGTCATGCTGTTCCGCTTTGCGATCGGCATGGCGGTGGGGCTGGGGACGGTGATCGGGGCATCGGTTCTGTTGTCCTTGATCATCTGGGCCTTGAGCCAGATCGAATTCATCCCGATCATCGGGGATTGGGCGGTCGGGATCGCGAACGAGATCCAGGCCCTGACCGACGGCGAAGCGGAATGA
- the ihfB gene encoding integration host factor subunit beta has product MIRSELIQKLADENPHLYQRDVERIVNAIFEEIIEAMANGNRVELRGFGAFSVKKRDARVGRNPRTGESVQVDEKHVPFFKAGKLLRDRLNGQDA; this is encoded by the coding sequence ATGATACGCTCCGAACTCATTCAGAAGCTGGCGGATGAAAACCCGCATCTCTACCAACGGGATGTCGAGCGGATCGTGAACGCGATTTTCGAAGAGATCATCGAAGCCATGGCCAACGGAAACCGTGTCGAGTTGCGCGGCTTCGGGGCGTTTTCGGTGAAGAAACGCGACGCGCGCGTCGGCCGCAATCCGCGGACGGGCGAAAGCGTTCAGGTCGATGAAAAACACGTCCCTTTCTTCAAGGCCGGGAAGCTGCTACGCGACAGGTTGAACGGCCAAGACGCGTGA
- a CDS encoding FkbM family methyltransferase, whose product MTGDMQHSGRVGDTLAFHINGVDLVVPAGLASAEIVEKLRAGSYEADEARAADRCVKSGFRVLELGTGLGYVATLAAQRTAPEHVLSVEANPDLLPVIEGNLSRNGCSGVSLLHGAVAGQAEEDETVCFHISEGFTGSRLGARGGRQVEVPLIGFHDLIRAHRPHVVLMDVEGAEAGFFDRPWKCPLRFCAMELHPRQYGPATIKKIVDAMSAMGMTYDPVVSSRKILGFRKVWGEADTGA is encoded by the coding sequence ATGACAGGTGACATGCAGCATTCGGGCCGGGTGGGCGATACGCTGGCCTTTCACATCAACGGTGTCGATCTCGTGGTGCCGGCGGGCCTGGCCTCGGCCGAGATTGTCGAGAAGCTGCGCGCCGGCAGTTACGAGGCCGACGAGGCGCGCGCCGCCGATCGCTGTGTGAAATCTGGGTTCCGCGTTCTGGAACTGGGCACGGGGCTTGGCTATGTGGCGACGCTCGCGGCGCAGCGCACGGCGCCCGAGCATGTTCTGTCGGTCGAGGCGAACCCCGATCTTCTGCCCGTGATCGAGGGCAACCTTTCCCGAAACGGGTGCAGCGGGGTTAGCCTGCTGCACGGGGCCGTCGCCGGCCAGGCAGAAGAAGACGAAACCGTCTGCTTCCACATTTCCGAGGGTTTCACCGGGTCGCGCCTGGGGGCGCGGGGCGGGCGGCAGGTCGAGGTGCCGCTGATCGGTTTTCACGACCTGATCAGGGCCCATCGCCCCCATGTCGTGCTGATGGATGTCGAAGGGGCCGAAGCGGGTTTCTTTGACCGCCCGTGGAAATGCCCGCTGCGCTTTTGCGCGATGGAACTGCATCCGCGGCAATATGGCCCCGCCACGATCAAGAAAATCGTCGACGCCATGTCCGCCATGGGCATGACCTATGACCCCGTGGTGTCCAGCCGCAAGATCCTGGGGTTTCGCAAGGTCTGGGGCGAGGCCGACACAGGCGCATGA
- the trpB gene encoding tryptophan synthase subunit beta, whose product MANDLFNSFMTGPDEKGRFGDFGGRFVSETLMPLILELEAQYEHAKTDQSFWDEMDFLWTHYVGRPSPLYFAERLTERLGGAKVYFKRDELNHTGAHKINNVLGQIILARRMGKTRIIAETGAGQHGVATATVCAKFGLKCVVYMGATDVERQAPNVFRMKLLGAEVVPVTSGRGTLKDAMNDALRDWVTNVRDTFYCIGTVAGPHPYPAMVRDFQAIIGKETREQMMAAEGRLPDTIIAAIGGGSNAMGLFYPFLDDKDVRIIGVEAGGHGVNEKMEHCASLTGGRPGVLHGNRTYLLQDDDGQILEGHSISAGLDYPGIGPEHSWLHDIGRAEYVSITDAEALEAFQLSCETEGIIPALEPSHALAHVAKIAPELPSDHLIVMNMCGRGDKDIFTVARALGWEMEGG is encoded by the coding sequence ATGGCCAACGACCTGTTCAACTCTTTCATGACCGGCCCCGATGAAAAGGGGCGGTTCGGCGATTTTGGCGGCCGCTTTGTCAGCGAAACGCTGATGCCGCTGATCCTTGAGTTGGAGGCGCAGTACGAACATGCCAAGACCGACCAGAGCTTCTGGGACGAGATGGATTTCCTGTGGACGCATTATGTCGGCCGCCCCAGCCCGCTGTATTTCGCGGAACGTCTGACCGAACGTCTGGGCGGGGCCAAGGTCTATTTCAAGCGCGACGAGCTGAACCATACCGGCGCGCACAAGATCAACAACGTGCTGGGCCAGATCATCCTGGCGCGGCGCATGGGCAAGACCCGGATCATCGCCGAGACCGGCGCGGGGCAGCACGGGGTGGCCACCGCCACCGTCTGCGCCAAGTTCGGGCTGAAATGCGTCGTCTACATGGGGGCGACCGATGTCGAGCGTCAGGCGCCCAACGTGTTCCGCATGAAACTGCTGGGGGCCGAGGTCGTGCCGGTCACCTCGGGGCGCGGCACGCTGAAGGACGCGATGAACGACGCGCTGCGTGACTGGGTAACCAATGTGCGCGACACGTTCTACTGCATCGGTACAGTGGCGGGCCCACACCCATACCCCGCGATGGTGCGCGATTTCCAGGCGATCATCGGCAAGGAAACCCGCGAACAGATGATGGCGGCCGAGGGGCGTCTGCCCGATACGATCATCGCGGCGATCGGCGGCGGGTCGAATGCGATGGGCCTGTTCTACCCGTTCCTCGATGACAAGGATGTGCGGATCATCGGCGTCGAGGCCGGCGGCCATGGCGTGAACGAGAAGATGGAACATTGCGCCAGCCTGACAGGTGGTCGGCCGGGCGTGCTGCATGGCAACCGTACGTATCTTCTACAAGATGACGATGGTCAGATCCTTGAAGGGCATTCGATCTCGGCGGGACTGGATTACCCCGGCATCGGCCCCGAGCATTCCTGGCTGCACGATATCGGACGGGCCGAGTATGTCTCGATCACCGATGCCGAGGCGCTGGAGGCGTTCCAGTTGTCCTGCGAGACCGAGGGTATCATCCCCGCGCTGGAGCCCAGCCACGCGCTCGCCCATGTGGCCAAGATCGCGCCCGAACTGCCGTCGGACCACCTGATCGTGATGAACATGTGCGGTCGTGGCGACAAGGATATCTTCACCGTGGCCCGCGCGCTGGGTTGGGAGATGGAGGGCGGCTGA
- a CDS encoding alcohol dehydrogenase catalytic domain-containing protein, with translation MSDLPHQMRALVLNAPDALSLDMRPVPRPGPGEVLVRLAASPVNPSDLMTLKGQYGITAPYPLIPGLEAAGTVVAAAPGLMGRYLMGRKVACASGQGGMWAEYAVVPVTACVPLPKQVPLGAGAMSAVNPLTAIALISLARRGGHWSAISTAAGGQLGRMIRRRARDKGLKIINVVRKQAQVEALRAEGARYVLNETAPDFDAELADLCKTLRCRMAFDAVGGAMTYRLTEALRPQAEILVYGALAEKAVSVHPGTLIFKEVTIRGFWLSKWLPRKTLPEILLHMRAATNGLRDGFAESTVARIAPLDEAEAAIAAYASGMSAGKTLLRLGPDDLGVTVPGGGTA, from the coding sequence ATGAGCGACCTGCCACACCAGATGCGCGCCCTTGTGCTGAACGCGCCGGATGCGCTGTCGCTGGACATGCGCCCAGTGCCGCGCCCCGGCCCGGGCGAGGTTCTGGTGCGTCTGGCGGCCTCGCCGGTCAATCCGTCCGACCTGATGACGCTCAAGGGGCAATACGGCATCACCGCCCCCTATCCGTTGATCCCGGGCCTCGAGGCGGCGGGCACGGTCGTCGCGGCGGCACCGGGCCTGATGGGGCGCTACCTGATGGGGCGCAAGGTGGCCTGTGCCTCGGGGCAGGGGGGAATGTGGGCCGAATATGCGGTCGTGCCGGTCACCGCCTGTGTGCCCTTGCCCAAGCAGGTGCCCTTGGGCGCGGGGGCGATGTCGGCGGTCAACCCGCTGACGGCGATCGCGTTGATCTCGCTGGCGCGGCGCGGCGGGCATTGGTCGGCCATCAGTACGGCCGCGGGCGGCCAATTGGGGCGCATGATCCGCCGCCGGGCCAGGGACAAGGGCCTCAAGATCATCAACGTGGTGCGCAAACAGGCGCAGGTCGAGGCCCTGCGGGCCGAGGGGGCGCGCTATGTCCTGAACGAGACGGCCCCCGATTTCGACGCCGAACTGGCCGATCTGTGCAAGACGCTGCGCTGCCGGATGGCCTTTGATGCCGTGGGCGGCGCCATGACCTATCGCCTGACCGAGGCGTTGCGCCCGCAAGCCGAGATCCTCGTCTACGGGGCGTTGGCCGAAAAGGCGGTCTCGGTCCATCCTGGCACGCTGATCTTCAAAGAGGTCACGATCCGCGGCTTCTGGCTGTCGAAATGGTTGCCGCGCAAGACCCTTCCCGAGATCCTCCTGCATATGCGCGCGGCGACGAACGGGTTGCGCGACGGGTTTGCCGAAAGCACGGTGGCCCGCATCGCCCCGCTGGACGAGGCCGAGGCCGCCATTGCCGCCTACGCATCGGGGATGAGTGCGGGCAAGACCCTGCTGCGTCTGGGCCCCGATGATCTGGGCGTGACGGTACCCGGCGGCGGGACGGCCTGA
- a CDS encoding SH3 domain-containing protein, which translates to MTLRKIAALALAAAALVAPQAALAGDCTGYVTGIRPVSSYNHAAGNGFLAVRSGPGTGYQQIGELYLGDEISVWARSGNWYQVQCMTGRCQTPLWGQANPNGWVYGRYLSIGGVCP; encoded by the coding sequence ATGACATTGAGGAAGATCGCAGCACTGGCATTGGCGGCCGCCGCACTTGTCGCGCCGCAGGCGGCGCTGGCGGGGGATTGCACGGGTTATGTGACCGGCATCCGGCCGGTTTCGTCCTACAATCACGCCGCGGGCAACGGGTTTCTGGCCGTGCGCAGCGGGCCGGGCACCGGGTATCAACAGATCGGCGAGTTGTATCTGGGCGACGAGATCTCGGTCTGGGCACGGTCCGGCAACTGGTACCAGGTGCAATGCATGACCGGCCGGTGCCAGACGCCGCTCTGGGGGCAGGCGAACCCCAATGGCTGGGTCTATGGGCGGTATTTGTCGATTGGGGGCGTGTGTCCGTAG
- a CDS encoding ETC complex I subunit: protein MRARIYRPAKSAMSSGMAKTQEWVLEFTRDSARQIDPLMGWTSSSDMNSQVRLRFDTLEAARDYAEEHEIDAIVVQPKPRKPNIRPGGYGDNFATNRRTVWTH, encoded by the coding sequence ATGCGTGCACGTATCTACCGGCCGGCGAAATCCGCGATGTCCTCGGGCATGGCCAAAACCCAGGAATGGGTGTTGGAATTCACGCGGGACAGCGCACGCCAGATCGACCCGCTGATGGGGTGGACCAGTTCGTCCGACATGAACAGCCAAGTGCGCCTGCGCTTCGACACGCTCGAGGCGGCCCGCGACTACGCCGAGGAGCATGAGATCGACGCGATTGTCGTGCAGCCCAAACCGCGCAAGCCGAACATCCGGCCCGGCGGCTACGGCGACAATTTTGCCACAAATCGGCGGACGGTCTGGACGCATTAG
- a CDS encoding HugZ family pyridoxamine 5'-phosphate oxidase, whose translation MTERQTDPIRPTDDEARALARDLIATARHAALGVSAADTGAPMVTRIALVPGPDGVPLSLISTLSSHTGALQANPACSLLIGEPGPRGDPLTHPRLTLQARAEAADKSALKDHYLSLYPKARLYYDFSDFQLVRFTPDMALLNGGFGRAYRLSAADLAP comes from the coding sequence ATGACCGAGCGCCAGACCGACCCGATCCGCCCCACCGATGACGAGGCGCGCGCCCTTGCCCGCGACCTGATCGCCACCGCCCGCCATGCCGCGCTGGGGGTCAGCGCAGCCGACACCGGCGCGCCGATGGTCACCCGCATCGCGCTGGTGCCGGGGCCCGATGGCGTGCCGCTCAGCCTGATCTCGACCCTGTCCAGCCATACCGGCGCGCTGCAGGCAAACCCGGCCTGTTCGCTCCTCATTGGCGAGCCAGGGCCACGCGGCGACCCGCTGACCCATCCGCGCCTGACCCTGCAGGCCCGGGCCGAGGCCGCCGATAAATCGGCGCTCAAGGACCACTACCTGTCACTCTATCCCAAGGCGCGGCTCTATTACGATTTCAGCGACTTCCAGCTTGTCCGCTTTACCCCCGACATGGCGCTGCTGAATGGCGGGTTCGGCCGCGCCTACCGCTTGTCGGCGGCCGATCTGGCACCGTAA
- a CDS encoding antibiotic biosynthesis monooxygenase family protein yields MPSIAKDTQLQTVITTFETSPGSCSDLLDDLQAAYDQFISHQPGFIAAALHVNDAQTRVVNYSQWTRREDFQAMLRSDEMRRRNRKINELCRSFEPVMIDVVKTYDPE; encoded by the coding sequence ATGCCCAGTATTGCCAAGGACACCCAGCTTCAGACCGTCATCACCACGTTCGAGACGTCGCCAGGGTCCTGCTCCGATCTGCTCGATGACCTGCAGGCGGCCTATGACCAGTTCATTTCCCATCAGCCGGGTTTCATCGCGGCGGCGCTGCATGTGAACGATGCCCAGACACGGGTGGTCAACTACTCGCAATGGACCCGGCGCGAGGATTTTCAGGCGATGCTGCGCAGCGACGAGATGCGCCGCCGCAATCGCAAGATCAACGAGTTGTGCCGCAGTTTCGAGCCGGTGATGATCGACGTGGTCAAGACCTATGATCCCGAATGA